One segment of Castanea sativa cultivar Marrone di Chiusa Pesio chromosome 3, ASM4071231v1 DNA contains the following:
- the LOC142626863 gene encoding uncharacterized protein LOC142626863 — protein MNKQDVMKMQSCVLRVNIHCEGCKQKVKKLLQKIDGVYSTNIDAEQGRVTVKGVVDPVKLINKLEKSGKHAELWGPQKGSNYNQNQLNNQFKNMQFEHGKGGKDNKSQKGGKDQKGGHGQQPQHQMKGAKDLKVPIKDQKSVKFSFPEDEFDDEFDEFGDEFDEFDDEFDDEEFDDGDYEFAQGHHLPNNKMVPPMGKGHGPYGPNFTMNGPPMNDKWGGGNAKKGGVIDIPLDVKGGMGGNKDSKNGNGGKKGGGGGGGGGGNKKGGKQNKGGGGEKKGGKSGGGFLGGLLGFGRSGSKKEGGTDKGTNNHGTKGGGGGKNNGNGGKKGGAKNDGFHESNKKKNDFHDIDVAFTNHGKGNKGGGGGGGGGGGGGGGNVGQMAPRGQMDQMGQMGLKGNYPMGQMGQGGQMGHMGSYPMGQMRQGNPMGNMGNYPMGQMGAYPAVQGLPATTAMNSGYYQGMGPGMGPGNPYNQQQYMAMMMMNQQRANGNDMYQPMMYGRPHPAINYMPGPPMLHPAQPDPYTHMFSDENTGSCSIM, from the exons atgaataaaCAAGATGTCATGAAGATGCAG TCTTGTGTGCTTAGAGTGAATATACACTGTGAAGGATGTAAGCAGAAAGTAAAGAAACTATTGCAGAAAATTGATG GAGTTTATTCTACCAACATAGATGCAGAGCAAGGCAGGGTGACTGTGAAAGGAGTTGTTGATCCAGTTAAACTCATAAATAAGTTGGAGAAGTCAGGGAAACATGCAGAGCTATGGGGACCTCAAAAAGGTTCAAACTACAACCAAAACCAACTCAATAACCAGTTCAAGAATATGCAATTTGAGCACGGAAAAGGGGGTAAAGACAACAAGTCTCAGAAGGGTGGGAAGGACCAAAAGGGTGGCCATGGCCAACAACCACAACACCAAATGAAAGGTGCTAAAGATCTGAAGGTGCCCATTAAAGACCAGAAATCTGTCAAGTTCAGTTTTCCTGAGGATGAATTTGATGATGAGTTTGACGAATTTGGTGATGAGTTTGATGAATTTGACGATGAATTTGATGATGAGGAGTTTGATGATGGTGATTATGAGTTTGCTCAAGGCCACCATTTACCCAACAACAAGATGGTGCCTCCAATGGGTAAAGGCCATGGGCCATATGGGCCTAATTTTACGATGAATGGGCCTCCCATGAATGATAAATGGGGTGGTGGAAATGCTAAGAAAGGTGGTGTTATTGATATACCTTTAGATGTGAAGGGTGGTATGGGTGGAAATAAGGATAGTAAGAATGGCAATGGAGGGAAGaaaggtggtggtggaggtggcgGCGGCGGCGGGAATAAGAAGGGAGGGAAACAAAAcaaaggtggtggaggagaaaaaaaaggtggcaaaagtggtggtgggtttctaGGTGGATTGCTAGGATTTGGTAGGAGTGGTAGCAAAAAAGAGGGTGGTACTGACAAGGGTACCAATAATCATGGTACTaagggtggtggtggtggaaaaAATAATGGCAATGGAGGCAAGAAAGGTGGAGCCAAGAATGATGGGTTCCATGAaagtaacaaaaagaaaaatgacttCCATGACATTGATGTTGCTTTCACTAATCATGGCAAGGGAAAcaaaggtggtggtggtggtgggggtggtggtggtggaggtggaggtggaaaTGTTGGTCAAATGGCCCCAAGAGGGCAAATGGACCAAATGGGCCAAATGGGCCTTAAGGGTAATTATCCTATGGGCCAAATGGGCCAAGGAGGTCAAATGGGCCACATGGGTAGTTATCCAATGGGCCAGATGAGACAAGGAAATCCAATGGGCAACATGGGTAATTATCCTATGGGCCAAATGGGAGCTTATCCTGCGGTGCAAGGTCTACCTGCAACCACAGCAATGAACAGTGGATATTATCAAGGAATGGGACCTGGAATGGGGCCAGGCAATCCGTACAATCAACAACAATACATGgctatgatgatgatgaatcAACAAAGGGCAAATGGCAATGACATGTACCAACCGATGATGTATGGGCGGCCGCATCCGGCCATTAATTACATGCCGGGGCCGCCCATGCTTCACCCTGCGCAGCCCGATCCTTACACTCACATGTTTAGTGATGAGAATACTGGTAGTTGCAGTATCATGTAA